The following are from one region of the Leclercia sp. AS011 genome:
- the holC gene encoding DNA polymerase III subunit chi: MKNATFYLLDNDTQQDGLSAVEQLVCEIAAERWRGGKRVLIACEDEQQAIRLDEALWARPPESFVPHNLAGEGPRGGAPVEIAWPQKRNSSPRDILISLRTGFADFATAFTEVVDFVPHEDSLKQLARERYKAYRLAGFNLNTATWT, translated from the coding sequence ATGAAGAATGCAACGTTCTATCTTCTGGACAACGACACGCAACAGGATGGCTTAAGCGCCGTCGAACAGCTGGTGTGTGAGATTGCCGCAGAACGTTGGCGCGGTGGAAAACGCGTGCTGATTGCCTGCGAAGATGAGCAGCAGGCCATCCGTCTGGATGAAGCCCTGTGGGCACGCCCGCCGGAGAGCTTTGTTCCGCACAATCTCGCGGGGGAAGGACCGCGCGGAGGCGCGCCGGTGGAGATCGCCTGGCCGCAAAAACGCAACAGCAGCCCGCGGGATATATTAATCAGCCTGCGTACCGGCTTTGCAGATTTTGCCACCGCTTTCACAGAAGTGGTAGACTTTGTCCCTCACGAAGACTCTTTGAAACAACTGGCGCGCGAACGCTATAAAGCGTACCGCCTGGCTGGTTTTAACCTGAATACGGCAACCTGGACATAA
- a CDS encoding valine--tRNA ligase, producing MEKTYNPRDIEQPLYEHWEQQGYFKPNGDESKESFCIMIPPPNVTGSLHMGHAFQQTIMDTMIRYQRMQGKNTLWQAGTDHAGIATQMVVERKIAAEEGKTRHDYGRDAFIDKIWQWKAESGGTITRQMRRLGNSVDWERERFTMDEGLSNAVKEVFVRLYKEDLIYRGKRLVNWDPKLRTAISDLEVENRESKGSMWHIRYPLADGAKTADGKDYLVVATTRPETLLGDTGVAVNPEDPRYKDLIGKFVVLPLVNRRIPIVGDEHADMEKGTGCVKITPAHDFNDYEVGRRHALPMINILTFDGDIRESAEVYDTKGEESDVYSSDIPAEFQKLERFAARKAVVAAVDALGLLEEIKPHDLTVPYGDRGGVVIEPMLTDQWYVRADVLAKPAVEAVENGSIQFVPKQYENMYFSWMRDIQDWCISRQLWWGHRIPAWYDNDGNVYVGRTEDEVRQENNLSADVALRQDEDVLDTWFSSALWTFSTLGWPENTDALRQFHPTSVMVSGFDIIFFWIARMIMMTMHFIKDEDGKPQVPFHTVYMTGLIRDDEGQKMSKSKGNVIDPLDMVDGISLADLLEKRTGNMMQPQLAEKIRKRTEKQFPDGIEPHGTDALRFTLAALASTGRDINWDMKRLEGYRNFCNKLWNASRFVLMNTEDQDCGFNGGEMTLSLADRWILAEFNQTTKAFREALDSYRFDIAAGILYEFTWNQFCDWYLELTKPVMNGGSEAELRGTRNTLITVLEGLLRLAHPIIPFITETIWQRVKVIAGISADTIMLQPFPAFDAAQVDEAAAADTEWLKQAIVAVRNIRAEMNISPGKPLALLLRGCSEAAVRRVTENNTFLQTMARLESITVLPADDKGPVSVTKIIDGAELLIPMAGLVDKDAELARLAKEVAKVEIEIGKIESKLSNEGFVARAPEAVIAKERERLVGFADAKAKLIEQQAVISAL from the coding sequence ATGGAAAAAACATACAACCCACGCGATATCGAACAGCCGCTTTACGAGCACTGGGAACAGCAGGGCTATTTCAAGCCTAACGGCGATGAAAGCAAAGAGTCCTTCTGCATCATGATCCCGCCGCCGAACGTTACCGGCAGTTTGCATATGGGTCATGCTTTCCAGCAGACCATCATGGACACCATGATCCGCTACCAGCGCATGCAGGGCAAAAACACCCTGTGGCAGGCGGGGACTGACCACGCGGGTATCGCGACCCAGATGGTGGTTGAGCGTAAAATTGCCGCTGAAGAAGGGAAAACCCGCCACGACTACGGTCGCGACGCCTTCATCGACAAAATCTGGCAGTGGAAAGCGGAGTCTGGCGGCACCATTACCCGTCAGATGCGCCGTCTCGGCAACTCCGTGGACTGGGAGCGCGAGCGCTTCACCATGGATGAAGGCCTGTCCAACGCCGTGAAAGAAGTCTTCGTACGTCTGTATAAAGAAGATCTGATTTACCGTGGCAAGCGCCTGGTAAACTGGGATCCGAAACTGCGCACTGCGATCTCCGATCTGGAAGTGGAAAACCGCGAGTCGAAAGGCTCCATGTGGCATATCCGCTATCCACTGGCTGACGGCGCAAAAACCGCCGACGGTAAAGATTATCTGGTGGTCGCGACCACCCGTCCGGAAACCCTGCTGGGCGATACCGGCGTGGCCGTTAACCCGGAAGATCCGCGTTATAAAGATCTGATCGGTAAATTCGTGGTGCTGCCGCTGGTGAACCGCCGTATTCCGATTGTGGGCGATGAACACGCCGACATGGAAAAAGGCACCGGCTGCGTGAAGATCACCCCGGCACACGACTTTAACGACTATGAAGTTGGCCGTCGTCACGCCCTGCCGATGATCAACATCCTGACCTTTGATGGCGACATCCGCGAAAGCGCAGAAGTGTATGACACCAAAGGCGAAGAATCTGACGTCTATTCCAGCGACATCCCGGCTGAGTTCCAGAAGCTGGAGCGCTTTGCCGCCCGTAAAGCAGTGGTTGCCGCTGTTGACGCGCTTGGCCTGCTGGAAGAGATCAAACCGCACGACCTGACCGTCCCTTACGGCGACCGTGGCGGCGTGGTGATCGAGCCAATGCTGACCGACCAGTGGTACGTGCGTGCCGACGTGCTGGCGAAACCGGCTGTTGAAGCGGTTGAGAACGGCAGCATCCAGTTCGTGCCGAAGCAGTACGAAAACATGTACTTCTCCTGGATGCGTGACATTCAGGACTGGTGTATCTCCCGTCAGCTGTGGTGGGGTCACCGCATCCCGGCGTGGTACGACAACGACGGCAATGTCTACGTGGGCCGCACCGAAGACGAAGTCCGTCAGGAAAACAACCTGAGTGCGGACGTGGCGCTGCGTCAGGACGAAGACGTGCTGGATACCTGGTTCTCCTCCGCGCTCTGGACCTTCTCCACCCTCGGCTGGCCTGAGAACACCGACGCGCTGCGTCAGTTCCACCCAACCAGCGTGATGGTCTCCGGCTTCGACATCATCTTCTTCTGGATCGCCCGCATGATCATGATGACCATGCACTTCATCAAAGACGAAGACGGCAAGCCGCAGGTTCCGTTCCATACCGTCTATATGACCGGTCTGATCCGTGACGATGAAGGCCAGAAGATGTCCAAGTCCAAGGGCAACGTGATTGACCCGCTGGACATGGTTGACGGTATCTCTCTGGCAGATCTGCTGGAGAAACGTACCGGTAACATGATGCAGCCGCAGCTGGCTGAGAAGATCCGCAAGCGCACCGAGAAGCAGTTCCCGGACGGCATCGAGCCACACGGCACCGACGCCCTGCGTTTCACCCTGGCGGCGCTGGCCTCTACCGGCCGCGACATCAACTGGGACATGAAACGTCTGGAAGGTTACCGCAACTTCTGTAACAAGCTGTGGAACGCCAGCCGCTTTGTGCTGATGAACACCGAAGATCAGGATTGCGGCTTCAACGGCGGTGAAATGACCCTGTCGCTGGCGGACCGCTGGATCCTGGCGGAATTTAACCAGACCACCAAAGCGTTCCGTGAGGCGCTGGATAGCTATCGCTTCGATATCGCGGCAGGCATCCTGTACGAATTCACCTGGAACCAGTTCTGTGACTGGTACCTAGAGCTGACCAAACCGGTTATGAACGGTGGTTCTGAAGCGGAACTGCGCGGCACGCGCAACACCCTGATCACCGTTCTGGAAGGTCTGCTGCGCCTGGCGCACCCGATCATCCCGTTCATCACCGAAACCATCTGGCAGCGCGTGAAGGTGATTGCCGGTATCAGTGCCGATACCATCATGCTGCAGCCGTTCCCGGCCTTCGATGCTGCGCAGGTTGATGAAGCCGCGGCGGCCGATACCGAGTGGCTGAAGCAGGCGATCGTTGCCGTGCGTAACATCCGTGCAGAGATGAACATCTCCCCGGGTAAACCGCTGGCGCTGCTGCTGCGCGGTTGCAGCGAGGCTGCGGTTCGTCGCGTCACCGAGAACAACACCTTCCTGCAGACCATGGCGCGTCTGGAGAGCATCACCGTGCTGCCTGCGGATGATAAAGGTCCGGTTTCCGTGACCAAAATCATCGATGGCGCCGAGCTGCTGATCCCAATGGCTGGCCTGGTTGACAAAGATGCTGAGCTGGCGCGTCTGGCGAAAGAAGTGGCTAAAGTCGAAATCGAAATCGGTAAGATTGAAAGCAAACTGTCTAACGAAGGCTTTGTCGCCCGCGCACCGGAAGCGGTTATCGCTAAAGAGCGTGAGCGTCTGGTTGGTTTCGCCGATGCTAAAGCGAAACTGATTGAGCAACAGGCTGTCATTAGCGCGCTGTGA
- the lptF gene encoding LPS export ABC transporter permease LptF: MIIIRYLVRETLKSQLAILFILLLIFFCQKLVRILGAAVDGEIPTNLVLSLLGLGVPEMAQLILPLSLFLGLLMTLGKLYTESEITVMHACGLSKAVLIKAAMVLALFTGIVAAVNVMWAGPVSSRHQDEVLAEAKANPGMAALAQGQFQQATDGNSVLFIESVDGSRFNEVFLAQLRPKGNARPSVVVADSGQLAQGKDGSQIVTLNKGTRFEGTAMLRDFRITDFQNYQAIIGHQTVALDPTDTEQMNMRTLINTDTNRARAELHWRITLVFTVFMMALMVVPLSVVNPRQGRVLSMLPAMLLYLVFFLLQTSIKSNGGKGKIDPVIWTWVINGLYLLLAVILNLWDTVPMRRVRARFTRKGAV; the protein is encoded by the coding sequence GTGATAATCATAAGATATCTGGTGCGGGAGACGCTAAAAAGCCAGCTGGCGATACTCTTCATCCTGCTTCTGATCTTTTTCTGTCAGAAACTGGTGAGGATCCTCGGCGCGGCTGTCGACGGCGAAATTCCCACAAATCTGGTGCTTTCCCTGCTCGGGTTAGGCGTGCCTGAAATGGCGCAGCTTATCCTGCCATTAAGCCTTTTCCTCGGACTGCTGATGACGCTCGGTAAACTCTATACCGAAAGTGAAATCACCGTCATGCACGCATGTGGTCTGAGCAAAGCGGTCCTGATCAAAGCCGCCATGGTCCTGGCGCTGTTTACCGGCATTGTAGCTGCGGTGAACGTGATGTGGGCCGGCCCTGTCTCCTCGCGTCATCAGGATGAAGTGCTGGCTGAAGCTAAAGCGAACCCCGGCATGGCCGCCCTGGCACAGGGGCAGTTCCAGCAGGCAACCGACGGTAACTCCGTGCTGTTTATAGAAAGCGTGGACGGCAGCCGCTTTAACGAAGTCTTCCTCGCGCAACTCCGCCCTAAAGGTAATGCCCGTCCCTCCGTGGTGGTGGCCGACTCCGGTCAGCTCGCACAGGGTAAAGACGGGTCGCAGATCGTGACCCTGAATAAAGGCACCCGCTTTGAAGGCACGGCGATGCTGCGTGATTTCCGCATTACCGACTTCCAGAACTATCAGGCAATTATTGGTCATCAGACGGTGGCGCTGGATCCTACCGATACTGAGCAAATGAACATGCGCACGCTGATCAATACCGATACCAATCGCGCCCGTGCGGAGCTGCACTGGCGAATCACGCTGGTATTCACCGTATTTATGATGGCGTTGATGGTCGTGCCGCTCAGCGTGGTTAACCCACGTCAGGGCCGCGTGCTCTCCATGCTGCCCGCGATGCTGCTTTATCTGGTGTTCTTCCTGCTGCAAACCTCGATCAAATCGAATGGCGGTAAAGGAAAAATCGACCCGGTTATCTGGACCTGGGTGATTAACGGACTCTATCTGCTGCTGGCCGTCATCCTCAACCTGTGGGATACCGTGCCGATGCGCCGTGTACGAGCCCGGTTTACGCGTAAAGGAGCGGTGTAA
- the pepA gene encoding leucyl aminopeptidase — protein sequence MEFSVKSGSPEKQRSACIVVGVFEPRRLSPIAEQLDKISDGYISALLRRGELEGKPGQTLLLHHVPNVLSERILLIGCGKERELDERQYKQVIQKTINTLNDTGSMEAVCFLTELHVKGRNTYWKVRQAVETAKETLYSFDQLKTTKSEPRRPLRKMVFNVPTRRELTSGERAIQHGLAIAAGIKAAKDLGNMPPNICNAGYLASQARQLADSYSKNVVTRVIGEQQMKELGMHSYLAVGNGSQNESLMSVIEYKGNPSEDVRPIVLVGKGLTFDSGGISIKPAEGMDEMKYDMCGAAAVYGVMRMVAELQLPINVIGVLAGCENMPGGRAYRPGDVLTTMSGQTVEVLNTDAEGRLVLCDVLTYVERFEPEAVIDVATLTGACVIALGHHITGLMSNHNPLAHELIGASEQAGDRAWRLPMADEYQEQLESNFADMANIGGRPGGAITAACFLARFTRKYNWAHLDIAGTAWRSGKAKGATGRPVALLSQFLLNRAGFNGDE from the coding sequence ATGGAGTTCAGTGTAAAAAGCGGTAGCCCGGAGAAACAGCGGAGTGCCTGCATCGTCGTCGGCGTGTTTGAACCCCGCAGACTCTCTCCAATCGCAGAACAACTCGATAAAATCAGTGACGGCTACATCAGCGCCCTGCTGCGCCGTGGCGAGCTGGAAGGCAAACCGGGACAGACGCTGCTGCTGCATCATGTGCCGAACGTGCTGTCCGAGCGCATCCTGCTGATTGGCTGTGGCAAGGAGCGCGAGCTGGATGAGCGCCAGTACAAACAGGTAATTCAGAAAACGATTAATACGCTGAATGATACTGGCTCGATGGAGGCCGTGTGCTTCCTGACCGAACTGCATGTCAAAGGCCGCAACACCTACTGGAAAGTGCGCCAGGCCGTTGAGACCGCAAAAGAGACGCTGTACAGCTTCGATCAGCTGAAAACCACCAAAAGCGAACCTCGTCGCCCGCTGCGTAAAATGGTCTTTAACGTCCCGACCCGTCGCGAGCTGACCAGCGGCGAGCGCGCCATTCAGCATGGCCTGGCGATTGCCGCCGGGATCAAGGCTGCAAAAGACCTCGGCAACATGCCGCCAAACATCTGTAATGCCGGTTACCTCGCCTCCCAGGCGCGCCAGCTGGCTGATTCCTACAGCAAAAACGTCGTTACCCGCGTGATTGGCGAGCAGCAGATGAAAGAGCTGGGGATGCACTCCTACCTGGCCGTTGGCAACGGTTCACAAAATGAATCCCTGATGTCGGTCATTGAGTACAAGGGCAACCCGTCTGAAGACGTGCGTCCGATTGTGCTGGTCGGCAAAGGCCTGACCTTCGACTCCGGCGGTATCTCCATCAAGCCGGCCGAAGGCATGGATGAGATGAAGTACGACATGTGCGGTGCCGCGGCGGTCTACGGCGTGATGCGCATGGTCGCGGAACTCCAGTTGCCCATCAACGTGATTGGCGTGCTGGCCGGCTGTGAAAACATGCCGGGCGGTCGCGCCTATCGTCCTGGCGACGTCCTTACCACCATGTCCGGGCAGACCGTTGAAGTGCTGAACACCGATGCCGAAGGCCGTCTGGTGCTGTGCGACGTGCTGACCTACGTTGAACGCTTCGAGCCAGAAGCGGTAATCGACGTGGCAACGCTGACCGGTGCCTGCGTGATTGCGCTGGGTCATCACATCACCGGCCTGATGTCGAACCACAATCCGCTGGCCCATGAGCTGATCGGTGCCTCTGAGCAGGCGGGCGATCGTGCATGGCGTCTGCCAATGGCCGATGAGTATCAGGAGCAGCTGGAGTCTAACTTTGCGGATATGGCCAACATCGGTGGCCGTCCTGGCGGTGCCATTACCGCAGCCTGCTTCCTGGCGCGCTTTACCCGCAAATACAACTGGGCCCACCTGGACATCGCCGGTACCGCATGGCGTTCCGGTAAAGCCAAAGGCGCAACCGGCCGCCCGGTTGCCCTCCTGTCGCAGTTCCTGCTCAATCGTGCGGGTTTTAACGGCGACGAGTGA